TCCAAGTCCTACGGCGAAGACATGGCCAGTTTCTACTTCGATCGCTATGGCATCGAAACCGTCAGCATCCGCATTGGCTCCTCGTTCCCGGAACCACAGAACCGTCGAATGATGAGCACCTGGCTGAGCTTCGACGACATGACCCAACTGCTCGAACGCGCGCTGTACACCCCCAATGTCGGCCACACCGTGGTGTACGGCATGTCCGACAACAAGAGCATCTGGTGGGATAACCGATTCGCGGCGCACTTGGGTTATGCGCCACAGGACACGTCCGAAGTCTTCCGCGAAAAAGTCGAAGCCCAACCAATGCCAGCCGAGGATGATCCGGCTCGGGTTTATCAGGGTGGTGCCTTTGTCGCGGCCGGGCCGTTCGGCGACTGAGCCCTCGCCAATCTCCACATAACAAAGCCAAGGGAATGCGTTGCCATGCAAGTCGAATTGATTGTCGATGCCCGCAATGCGGTCGGTGAAAGCCCGGTATGGGTCCCCGAGGAAAACGCCCTGTACTGGGTCGACATTCCGACCGGTGGATTACAGCGCTGGAATGCCGACAGCGGGCACGTTCATGCCTGGAAAGCCCCGCAAATGCTCGCCTGTATCGCTCGTCACAGCGCGGGTGGCTGGGTCGCCGGCATGGAAAGCGGATTCTTTCATCTGCACCCGCACAACGATGGCAGCCTCGACAGCGAACTGCTGGCCCACGTCGATCACGCCCGCCCCGACATGCGCCTGAACGATGGCCGCTGTGATCGACAGGGCCGTTTCTGGGCTGGCAGCATGGTGTTGAACATGGGCGCCAACGCCGCCGACGGCACGCTCTATCGATACAGCGCCGGGCAACGCGGGCCGCTCGACGCCTGGCTCAGCGGTTTCATCGTGCCTAACGGCCTGGGCTTCAGCCCGGACGGCAAGACGATGTACCTCTCGGATTCGCACCCGAACGTGCAGCAGATCTGGGCCTTCGATTACGACATCGACAGCGGCACGCCGTCCAACCGCCGGCTGTTCGTCGACATGCATCACTTCCTTGGCCGCCCCGATGGCGCGGCAGTGGATGCCGAAGGTTGCTATTGGATCTGCGCCAACGACGCCGGGCTGATTCATCGCTTCACCCCTGACGGCCGACTGGATCGTTCGCTCCCCGTGCCGGTGAAGAAACCGACCATGTGCGCCTTCGGTGGCAGCCAGCTCGACACCCTGTTTGTGACCTCGATTCGCCCCGCTGACGACCATGACCTGCAGTCGCTGGCCGGCGGCGTGTTCGCCCTCAACCCCGGCGTCAAAGGCTTGCCGGAACCCGTTTTCAACGAATGGCTTTAACCCCCTCTGCTGCATCGCTGTGCCTTGAATAAAAAAAACAACAAGACTGGAGACGCACCTCATGGACTTCAAACGCACCTTGCTCGCCGCCGCACTTCCCATCACTGCAGCACTCACCTTCACCCTCAGCAGCGCCGCCCAGGCGCTGGAAATCAAATTCGCCGACATTCACCCCGCCGGTTACCCGACTGTGGTCGCCGAGGAGCAGCTGGGTAAAACCCTGGTGGCCGACAGCAACGGCAAACTGACGTTCAAGATGTTCGCCGGCGGTGTGCTCGGCTCGGAAAAAGAGGTCATCGAGCAGGCCCAGGTCGGCGCTATTCAGATGGCCCGGGTCAGCCTCGGCATCGTCGGGCCGGTGGTGCCGGACGTGAACGTGTTCAACATGCCGTTCGTGTTCCGCGACCAGGCGCACATGCGCAAAGTCATCGACGGTGAGGTGGGTGATGAGATCCTCGACAAGATCACTAACTCCGAATTCAACCTGGTCGCCCTGGCCTGGATGGACGGCGGCACGCGCAATATCTACACCAAAAAACCGGTACGCAGCCTCGCCGACCTCAAAGGCATGAAGATCCGCGTACAAGGCAACCCGATGTTCATCGATACCATCAACGCCATGGGTGGCAACGGTATTGCCATGGACACCGGCGAGATCTTCAGTGCATTGCAGACCGGGGTGATCGACGGCGCGGAAAACAACCCGCCGACCCTGCTCGAACACAACCACTACCAGAACGCCAAATTCTACAGCCTGACCGGGCATCTGATTTTGCCAGAGCCGATCGTGATGTCGAAAATCACTTGGGAAAAACTCAGCCCCGACCAGCAAGTGCTGGTGAAAAAAGCCGCCAAAGCCGCACAGGCCCAGGAGCGCACGCTGTGGGATGCGAAGTCGGCCAGCAGTGAAGAAAAACTCAAGGCTGCCGGCGTCGAGTTCATCACCGTCGACAAGAAACCTTTCTATGAAGCCACGGCTTCGGTCCGGGAAAAATACGGCGCGCCTTACGCCGACCTGATCAAGCGCATCGAAGCCGTTCAGTAACCCTCCCTGCATTCATGAAAGGCCCGGCACCGTTGACGAGTCGATCGTCAGCGGCGCCCGGTTACGGTGAAACCCGATGAAGAATCTGCTGCTGCGCATCAACGACAGGATTTACATGACCTGCATCTGGGTCGCCGGCCTGTCGGTCCTGACCATTGCTCTGATCATTCCCTGGGGCGTCTTCGCCCGTTACGTCCTCGGCACCGGTTCCAGTTGGCCGGAGCCCACCGCGATTTTGCTGATGATGGTCTTCACCTTCATCGGCGCCGCCGCCAGTTATCGCGCCGGTGCGCACATGGCCGTGGCCATGCTCACCGACCGCATGGCCCCCGAACTGCGCAAGACCATGAGCATCGTTTCGCAGCTGCTGATGGCGACCATTTGCCTGTTCATGGCCATCTGGGGCACCAAACTCTGCCTGTCCACCTGGAACCAGTTCATGAGCTCTCTGCCCACTCTGCGCGTTGGCATCACCTACATGCCGATTCCCGTGGGCGGTGTGTTGACGCTGATTTTCGTGCTGGAAAAACTCTTGCTCGGTGACCAGAGCAACCGTCGGGTCGTGCGTTTCGACCTGGTTGAAGAAAGCGAAGGTGCCGCATAAATGGACGCTCTGATTCTGCTCGGCAGTTTTATCGCTTTGATCCTTATCGGCATGCCGGTCGCCTACGCCTTGGGGCTTTCTGCCCTGATCGGAGCGTGGTGGATCGACATCCCGTTCCAGGCGCTGATGATTCAGGTAGCGGGTGGCGTTAACAAATTCTCGTTGCTGGCGATTCCGTTCTTCGTACTCGCCGGCGCGATCATGGCCGAGGGCGGCATGTCCCGGCGACTGGTGGCTTTTGCCGGGGTGCTGGTGGGGTTCGTGCGCGGTGGGTTGTCGCTGGTGAACATCATGGCCTCGACCTTCTTCGGCGCGATTTCCGGCTCTTCGGTGGCGGACACAGCGTCGGTCGGTTCAGTACTGATTCCGGAAATGGAACGTCGCGGCTACCCGCGGGATTTCTCCACCGCAGTGACGGTCAGCGGTTCGGTGCAAGCCCTGCTGACGCCGCCAAGCCACAACTCGGTGCTCTACTCGCTGGCCGCTGGCGGGACCGTTTCGATTGCCTCGCTGTTCATGGCCGGCGTGGTGCCGGGCCTGCTGATGAGCGCGTGCCTGATGGTGCTGTGCCTGATCTTCGCCAGAAAGCGCAACTACCCCAAGGGAGAAGTCATCCCCCTGCGCCAAGCGCTGAAAATCTGCGGTGAAGCGATGTGGGGCCTGATGGCGATGGTCATCATTCTCGGCGGCATTCTCTCGGGCATCTTCACCGCCACTGAATCGGCGGCGATCGCGGTGCTGTGGTCGTTCTTCGTCACCATGTTCATTTATCGCGACTACAAGTGGAGTGAGCTGCCCAAGTTGATGCACCGCACGGTGCGCACCATCTCGATCGTGATGATCCTGATCGGCTTCGCCGCCAGCTTCGGCTACATCATGACGCTGATGCAGATCCCGGCGAAGATCACCACGATGTTCCTGACCCTGTCGGACAACCGTTACGTGATCCTGATGTGCATCAACGTGATGCTGCTGTTGCTCGGCACGGTGATGGACATGGCGCCGCTGATCCTGATCCTCACGCCGATTCTGATGCCGGTGATTCTGGGCATTGGCGTGGACCCGGTGCAGTTCGGCATGATCATGCTGGTAAACCTGGGGATCGGATTGATCACGCCGCCAGTGGGCGCGGTGCTGTTTGTCGGTTCGGCGGTGGGCAAGGTCAGCATCGAAAGCACCGTGAAAGCGCTGCTGCCGTTCTACGGCGTGCTGTTCCTGGTGCTGATGGCCGTGACCTACATTCCCGCCATTTCGCTGTGGTTGCCGCATTTGGTGTTGTAACAACGGCTGGCAAATCTCCCTGTGGCGAGGGAGCTTGCTCCCGTTGGCTCGCGCAGCGGGCCCCAGCAATCTTCCAGAGGGACCGAGTTACCTGGATTTACGACTGCTTCGCAGCCGAACGGGAGCAAGCTCCCTCGCCACAAAAAACCTCATGCAGCCAATGAAGATCACCATGACGCCAACACTCCTGGAACTCGAAGACGAACTCACCCGCCTCACCCTCGCCCCGGAACTCGGCGCGAGCATCGTCAACTGGACGGTACGCAGCACCGGCCAACCGCTGTTGCGCCACAGCGATCAGCACGCCTTGAACACCGGCCTGCCCGGTAAACTCGCCTGCTATCCCCTGGCGCCGTGGTCGAACCGCATCGCCGAAGGCGGTTTCGACTGCCCCGACGGCTGGCTCGCGCTGACGCCCAACAGCCTCACCGATCCCCTGCCGATCCATGGCAGCGCCTGGCAACAGCCGTGGCAAATCGTCTCGCACACCCGCGATGAAATCGTCCTGCAACTCGGCAGCACCACGCCCTTCGCTTATCGCGCAAGGCAACGTTTCCATCTGAGCGAGGGCAAGTTGAGCATCGGTTTACAGGTCACTCATCTCGCCGAACACACCGCGTGGCATGGGCTCGGTTTGCACCCTTATTTTCCGCGCACTACAGGGACTCGGTTGCAGGCGCAGGCGCGACAGGTCTGGTTGTGCGACAGCACAAAACTGCCAATACAACTCACTTCGATACCCAAGGATTGGGACTTCAGCCAGCCCCGGGTATTACCCGAAACGCTGGTGGACAACGGCTTTTGCGAATGGGACGGCCACTGCCTGATCCAGCAACCCGACTTAGGTTATGAACTGGAATGCCAGGCCACCGGCAGCGACTACTACCTGCTCTACTGCCCCGTGGGCCTGGATTTTTTCTGTATCGAACCGGTGAGCCATCCGGTCAACGCCCATCACTTGCCGGGCCGGCCAGGGTTGCGATTGCTGGAACAAGGCCAATCTACCGAGCTCGGTTTCAGCCTGCACTATCGCTACGCCAACAGCTGAGTCAGCACTGCGCGTAACTTGCCGGGCTTCACGGGTTTGTTCAGCAGCGGCGCGTCGAGGCGCTGCAATGAGCGCCGACACTGGTCGGTGCGGTCGGCGGTGATGATCACCGCCGGAATCACCTGGCTGAAATGCTCGCGCAAATGCCGAACCACTTCGCAGCCCACCACCCCGTGGTCCAGGTGATAGTCCGCCAGAATCAGTTCCGGCGGCTGTCCCTGCAAAGCCACCAGTGCGGTGGCCTCGTCGGTGGCGGTAACCACCTCGCAGCCCCACTGCCCGAGCAGCGCGCTCATGCTTTCAAGAATGCTGACTTCATTGTCCAGCACCAACAGACGCCGGCCCGGCAACGGGTTGCCGGTACTCGGCTGCGGCGCGGCAAGGCTGATCGGCAGTGGAATCTCATTGGAAATCGGTACTTCGATGCTGAACATCGAACCGCGCCCCGGCAGCGAATGAACCTGAATCCTGTAGTCGAGGATCTTCGCGATGCGTTCGACAATCGCCAGTCCCAGGCCTACGCCCTTGCGATCGGCGGCGCGCCCGACGTCCAGTTGGTTGAATTCGAGGAAGATCGAGTCAAGACGATCCGCAGGAATCCCGCGCCCGGTGTCCCAGACTTCGACACGCAGCGCATCGCCCCGACGCCGTGCCCCCAGCAAAATGCAGCCCTCGTCGGTGTATCGGCAGGCATTGCTGAGGAAGTTGCGCAGGATACGAGTCATCAGGCGCAAGTCGGTATGAATAGCGTAATCGCCCATGTGTACCCGCAGGTTCAACCCGGCTGCCGCGGCCACCGACTGAAACTCCGAGACCAGTGGCGCGAACAATTCGTCGAGGCGGTAGAGGGCAATGTCCGGCTTCACCGCGGCCTGATCGAGCCGGGAAATATCCAGCAGATCGGTGAGCAAATCTTCAGCCCCTTCCAGCGCCTGATGCGTGCGCTCCACCAGCACCTGTTCGACGTCGGGCAGTTTGCGTTCGCGCAAGGTCGAGATCAGCAAACGCGCGGCGTTGAGCGGTTGCAGCAAGTCGTGACTGGCGGCGGCGAGGTATTTATCCTTGCTGCGATTGGCCGCCTCGGCGGCATCACGGGCGTCGCGCAAGGCTTCTGCGATCTGTTTACGCTGGGTGATCTGTGTTTGTAGATTGCGGTTGGCGTCCAGCAACTCGTTGGTGCGCGCGGTGACCCGCTGCTCCAGTTCGTCATTGAGTTGTTGCAGGCGCTGTTGAGCGAGTTTTCGTTCGGTGATGTCGGCGACAAAGCCCTCCACCAAACCTTCCTGATCCGGTTTGAGCAGCAAGTTCATCAACACATCGAGGACGCTGCCGTCCTTGCGCCGCAGCTGAGTTTCATAGCCCAGCAGGCTGCGCTCGCGCTGGAGGATCTCGCCGATGCTTTCCAGCTCTTGCGCCCCGCCGACGAACAGCGTGCCCGCCAGGTCCGTCAGGGAAAACAGCACCTCCTGCGGGTTCTGATAGCCGAGCATCCGCGCCAGTGCCGGGTTGGCGGCGCGCATGCCCTCCAGCAGGCTGGCCTGGAAGATCCCGTGTACCGCGTTTTCGAACAGCCATTTGTAGCGGTTGCGTTCGGTTTCCAGTTCATCCAGGCGCGCGGCCAGTTCCGGGTAATGACTCTTGCGCGCCGAGTGGTTGCCTAAGCCAAGTAACCCGGCCAGCGCCCGTTGTTGCTCGTCAGAGGGCTTCGCCATAGACGACCTCGACGTCGCGCTGACTGGATTCGCGCGGGTTGGTAAGGATGCACGGGTCGTGCATGGCGTGTTGCGACAGGAACGGAATGTCCGCGGTACTCACCCCGTGCAGGCCCAGGGTTTCGTGGAAGCCGATGGCATGTTTGAGGGCGATCAGGTGTTCGACCAGCCGCCCGCAAATCTGCCGGTGATTGAGGCCACGGCAATCAATACCGAACGTCTCGGCAATCACCTTGAAGCGCTCCGGCGCCGAGCTGTAGTTGAACGCCACCACGTGTTCCACCAACACCGCGTTGCACAGGCCATGAGGCAGATCGAGAAAGCCGCCGAGGCTGTGGGACATGGCGTGCACCGCGCCAAGAATCGCGTTGGAAAACGCCAGCCCGGCCTGCATGCTGCCGAGCATGATTTTTTCCCGCAGAGCGATGTCGCTGGGGTTGGCGATCATTTGCACCAGATTGCCGTTGATCAGCCGCATCGCTTCCAGCGCATGAGGGTCGGTGAGCGGCCCGTGACCGGTGGAGACGAAGGCTTCGATGGCATGGACCAACGCGTCGATACCGGTACAGGCCGACAGGAACGGATCCATGCTCAGGGTGGTTTCCGGATCGATCAGCGACACATCGGGCACCGCAGCCTTGCTGACGATGGAGAATTTCATGCGTTCTTGCTGATTGGAGATGATCACGAACTGCGACACGTCGGCCGAAGTGCCGGCGGTGGTCGGGATCAGGATCAGCGGCGGGCTGGGCATGCGCAACATGTCCACGCCCTCGAATTCGAGGATATTGCGCCCGTGGGCGACGACAATGCCGATGCCTTTGCCGCAGTCCATCGGGCTGCCGCCGCCGATCGCCACGATCACATCGCAGTGATTCTCCCGGTACAGCTCGGCGCCGAGCATGACCTCTTCGATCCGCGGGTTGGGCGAAACGTCGCTATATAGAAAGTAATCGATGCCCTGGGCTTGCAGGCTGGCCTCGACATCGGCGACCCAACCGGCGGCAATCACACCGGGGTCGCTGACCACCAGCACCTTGCGGGCGCCGAAGGTCTTGGCGTAGTTGCCGACGTTATGCCGACAGCCGGCACCGAAGATGATTTCAGGCG
The Pseudomonas lini DNA segment above includes these coding regions:
- the ercA gene encoding alcohol dehydrogenase-like regulatory protein ErcA, with the protein product MSQNLSQLRKFVSPEIIFGAGCRHNVGNYAKTFGARKVLVVSDPGVIAAGWVADVEASLQAQGIDYFLYSDVSPNPRIEEVMLGAELYRENHCDVIVAIGGGSPMDCGKGIGIVVAHGRNILEFEGVDMLRMPSPPLILIPTTAGTSADVSQFVIISNQQERMKFSIVSKAAVPDVSLIDPETTLSMDPFLSACTGIDALVHAIEAFVSTGHGPLTDPHALEAMRLINGNLVQMIANPSDIALREKIMLGSMQAGLAFSNAILGAVHAMSHSLGGFLDLPHGLCNAVLVEHVVAFNYSSAPERFKVIAETFGIDCRGLNHRQICGRLVEHLIALKHAIGFHETLGLHGVSTADIPFLSQHAMHDPCILTNPRESSQRDVEVVYGEAL
- a CDS encoding TRAP transporter substrate-binding protein; this translates as MDFKRTLLAAALPITAALTFTLSSAAQALEIKFADIHPAGYPTVVAEEQLGKTLVADSNGKLTFKMFAGGVLGSEKEVIEQAQVGAIQMARVSLGIVGPVVPDVNVFNMPFVFRDQAHMRKVIDGEVGDEILDKITNSEFNLVALAWMDGGTRNIYTKKPVRSLADLKGMKIRVQGNPMFIDTINAMGGNGIAMDTGEIFSALQTGVIDGAENNPPTLLEHNHYQNAKFYSLTGHLILPEPIVMSKITWEKLSPDQQVLVKKAAKAAQAQERTLWDAKSASSEEKLKAAGVEFITVDKKPFYEATASVREKYGAPYADLIKRIEAVQ
- a CDS encoding TRAP transporter large permease, with translation MDALILLGSFIALILIGMPVAYALGLSALIGAWWIDIPFQALMIQVAGGVNKFSLLAIPFFVLAGAIMAEGGMSRRLVAFAGVLVGFVRGGLSLVNIMASTFFGAISGSSVADTASVGSVLIPEMERRGYPRDFSTAVTVSGSVQALLTPPSHNSVLYSLAAGGTVSIASLFMAGVVPGLLMSACLMVLCLIFARKRNYPKGEVIPLRQALKICGEAMWGLMAMVIILGGILSGIFTATESAAIAVLWSFFVTMFIYRDYKWSELPKLMHRTVRTISIVMILIGFAASFGYIMTLMQIPAKITTMFLTLSDNRYVILMCINVMLLLLGTVMDMAPLILILTPILMPVILGIGVDPVQFGMIMLVNLGIGLITPPVGAVLFVGSAVGKVSIESTVKALLPFYGVLFLVLMAVTYIPAISLWLPHLVL
- a CDS encoding TRAP transporter small permease, with product MKNLLLRINDRIYMTCIWVAGLSVLTIALIIPWGVFARYVLGTGSSWPEPTAILLMMVFTFIGAAASYRAGAHMAVAMLTDRMAPELRKTMSIVSQLLMATICLFMAIWGTKLCLSTWNQFMSSLPTLRVGITYMPIPVGGVLTLIFVLEKLLLGDQSNRRVVRFDLVEESEGAA
- a CDS encoding NahK/ErcS family hybrid sensor histidine kinase/response regulator, yielding MAKPSDEQQRALAGLLGLGNHSARKSHYPELAARLDELETERNRYKWLFENAVHGIFQASLLEGMRAANPALARMLGYQNPQEVLFSLTDLAGTLFVGGAQELESIGEILQRERSLLGYETQLRRKDGSVLDVLMNLLLKPDQEGLVEGFVADITERKLAQQRLQQLNDELEQRVTARTNELLDANRNLQTQITQRKQIAEALRDARDAAEAANRSKDKYLAAASHDLLQPLNAARLLISTLRERKLPDVEQVLVERTHQALEGAEDLLTDLLDISRLDQAAVKPDIALYRLDELFAPLVSEFQSVAAAAGLNLRVHMGDYAIHTDLRLMTRILRNFLSNACRYTDEGCILLGARRRGDALRVEVWDTGRGIPADRLDSIFLEFNQLDVGRAADRKGVGLGLAIVERIAKILDYRIQVHSLPGRGSMFSIEVPISNEIPLPISLAAPQPSTGNPLPGRRLLVLDNEVSILESMSALLGQWGCEVVTATDEATALVALQGQPPELILADYHLDHGVVGCEVVRHLREHFSQVIPAVIITADRTDQCRRSLQRLDAPLLNKPVKPGKLRAVLTQLLA
- a CDS encoding aldose 1-epimerase, giving the protein MTPTLLELEDELTRLTLAPELGASIVNWTVRSTGQPLLRHSDQHALNTGLPGKLACYPLAPWSNRIAEGGFDCPDGWLALTPNSLTDPLPIHGSAWQQPWQIVSHTRDEIVLQLGSTTPFAYRARQRFHLSEGKLSIGLQVTHLAEHTAWHGLGLHPYFPRTTGTRLQAQARQVWLCDSTKLPIQLTSIPKDWDFSQPRVLPETLVDNGFCEWDGHCLIQQPDLGYELECQATGSDYYLLYCPVGLDFFCIEPVSHPVNAHHLPGRPGLRLLEQGQSTELGFSLHYRYANS
- a CDS encoding SMP-30/gluconolactonase/LRE family protein, with amino-acid sequence MQVELIVDARNAVGESPVWVPEENALYWVDIPTGGLQRWNADSGHVHAWKAPQMLACIARHSAGGWVAGMESGFFHLHPHNDGSLDSELLAHVDHARPDMRLNDGRCDRQGRFWAGSMVLNMGANAADGTLYRYSAGQRGPLDAWLSGFIVPNGLGFSPDGKTMYLSDSHPNVQQIWAFDYDIDSGTPSNRRLFVDMHHFLGRPDGAAVDAEGCYWICANDAGLIHRFTPDGRLDRSLPVPVKKPTMCAFGGSQLDTLFVTSIRPADDHDLQSLAGGVFALNPGVKGLPEPVFNEWL